A portion of the Chryseobacterium tructae genome contains these proteins:
- the hutI gene encoding imidazolonepropionase, giving the protein MKLIGPFKQVVTLANLPLRGKLTDEQLEIIVDGGIIVENSAIQKIGNFDALQSENPTIEIEAIEGEQIVLPAFVDSHTHICFGGNRANDFAMRNAGKTYLEIAESGGGIWSSVQHTRNASEDELLKTLLERINFLVDLGITTIEVKSGYGLDVENELKMLRIIKKAQESTKATLVPTCLSAHLKPRDFEGSNPEYLNYILTEILPKVKEENLAKRVDIFIEKSAFQPEESKEFLLKTKDLGFEITVHADQFTPGSSRIAVEVGAKSADHLEATIDEDIDFLAQSDTVATALPGASLGLGEKFTPARKLLDAGAIVAIASDWNPGSAPMGNLITQASILATFQKLTTAEVLAGMTYRAAYALNFEDRGQLDTGKKADFVTFKTNNFQNVLYNQGSLKAEHVYIDGKKVN; this is encoded by the coding sequence ATGAAATTAATAGGCCCATTTAAGCAGGTTGTTACACTTGCCAATCTTCCATTAAGAGGAAAACTTACCGATGAACAATTAGAAATTATTGTTGATGGAGGAATAATTGTAGAGAACTCTGCCATTCAGAAAATTGGAAATTTTGATGCACTTCAATCAGAAAACCCAACAATAGAAATAGAAGCTATAGAAGGAGAGCAGATAGTTCTTCCTGCATTTGTAGATTCACATACCCATATCTGTTTCGGTGGAAATCGTGCGAATGACTTTGCGATGCGTAATGCTGGAAAAACATATCTGGAAATTGCCGAAAGTGGGGGTGGAATCTGGAGCTCTGTACAACATACAAGAAATGCTTCGGAAGATGAGTTGCTAAAAACATTATTGGAAAGAATCAACTTCCTTGTAGACCTTGGTATTACCACTATTGAAGTAAAAAGTGGATATGGATTGGATGTGGAAAATGAATTGAAAATGCTTCGAATCATCAAAAAGGCTCAGGAATCAACAAAGGCCACTTTAGTTCCTACTTGTCTTTCTGCTCATTTAAAACCAAGAGACTTTGAAGGCAGCAATCCTGAGTACCTGAACTATATTCTTACCGAGATTCTCCCAAAAGTAAAAGAAGAGAATTTAGCGAAGCGTGTAGATATCTTTATAGAGAAATCGGCCTTCCAGCCTGAAGAAAGTAAAGAATTCTTGCTTAAAACTAAAGATTTAGGTTTTGAAATAACCGTTCACGCAGATCAATTTACACCGGGAAGTTCAAGAATTGCAGTAGAAGTAGGTGCTAAGTCGGCAGATCATTTAGAAGCAACAATTGATGAAGATATAGACTTCCTGGCTCAATCTGATACCGTAGCAACAGCGCTGCCGGGGGCAAGTCTTGGACTAGGTGAGAAATTTACACCGGCAAGAAAACTCTTAGATGCAGGAGCTATTGTAGCCATTGCTAGTGACTGGAACCCGGGATCTGCACCTATGGGAAATTTAATTACTCAAGCTTCCATCTTAGCTACCTTCCAGAAGTTAACTACAGCTGAGGTATTAGCAGGAATGACTTATCGCGCAGCTTATGCTCTTAATTTTGAAGACAGAGGGCAGCTTGATACAGGTAAAAAAGCAGATTTTGTGACTTTTAAGACGAATAATTTCCAAAACGTTCTTTATAATCAAGGAAGTTTAAAAGCTGAACACGTTTATATTGACGGAAAAAAGGTTAATTAA
- a CDS encoding fibronectin type III domain-containing protein, translated as MSGLLLCKMSRPFKVLIALLCMVVGLSMQAQTITIGTGTLTQKYPLAVDYGFERSAAIYTSAEIAAAGGNAGSILSLGWNSTAASNIARPVKIYIKPVGTTTALTAQNWGALTTGATLLYSGNTGLIPVGWYTIPLQIPFTYNGVDNLMILVETNYGKSGISSGATKLTYSTVTNGHLYLQTDTNPPTTANGTLSNFRPDIQLTFGTPPSCIPMPPGGAITTGTVTATDAVLNWPAYVPAPAAGYDVYYNTTNVPPVATTPPTLTVPPAAGPTTTIGPLLPLTTYYVWVRARCSATDQSVWSTQLVFATPATCPAMPNGGAITTGTITPNTAIINWPSFGYTPAEGFEIYYNTTGAAPNGSTPPSQTVPSGTATSATLSPLIPDTTYYVWVRARCSATDQSTWNIIPKSFVTPPTCLPVPSTAGSLTVGSMTPTSAVVSWPASPSAPSGGYEVYYNTTGTPPLPGTSGTVVPGTSAPLTPLVAGTTYYWWVRAVCTSSDRSSWVAGPPFSPGQIGTGTGNSGYLPIYAYYGYNYSQQIYTAAEVLGAVGNGKFITELKFYVDAAAAAADQNKYNEWVVYMGNTTQNNFTGSASWVPYSSLKKVWEGTLPTMTDGTWVTIPLTTPVLWDGTSNLVIAVDENSPSYTSNVTWGSFTASTDRGLLYYNDSTNPDPASPPTSSLNRYKDIPKIRLKGIELLPCTGAAPSNIAVNNVTSSTAVVTWVPAIGATYVIQYRPASGGPWKTMNITTALASSAQLINLLDGTLYEVQIATVCNGTQGAFSTSTQFSTPALTYCTNVPPVATPPTLPSGYISKVVVTPTNGPIMVSDSNYDGYKDYSTDPTRLVTLVRGTNNNKISITKFFPGSSSSYGIGVWIDLNRNGIFEASERFVNGSSGTTTPVNTAGTGFSIALPPSAATYDGPLLTRMRVIMRNGDVTSPCGAFTGSGEVEDYAVRLIDQPVCTTAAPTNITVSNITDVSATFSWLAATGATYKLQYRKKTAPGNNWVTVNTIPAPGNSYTVPASSPLLEQTEYEVQVATICNGTSGAFSALIPFKTLPLQYCVISGSGENDHISNVTVTSANLGTPPMSNNSTQNYYTSYNTPATLITLDAGSSGNKISVSKAWSGATSNDAVAVWIDFNRNGQFEIGERILGSAGSTVTPVTDLFVVPNVPNVYTDPYTTTMRVILKRSSAIPTACTNAADGEVEDYAVKIRPCSSLAPNAPTFTTITHTTAVVNLSGGANTVTYLVRYRVNGTSTWTEIYASAVLGNIPLTLIGLSPATTYEVEVAAVCGGTTSAATPIKKFTTRCDPTPPTVTVSNITPTSALITWNPVVLSATYRMRWRKVGATAWEPAINLPAAPTNTYVLGNLDSFVTYEVQVANKCDGETNFNDYSNSKVFTTERICEIAPPGLTITQLLPTSAEITWDPYPGATYVLRYRKVGIPSWTEVTTAVNTIILNGLVEMTSMKCRL; from the coding sequence ATGAGTGGACTTTTACTCTGTAAAATGAGCCGGCCTTTTAAGGTGCTCATTGCATTGCTCTGTATGGTCGTCGGATTGTCCATGCAAGCACAAACCATTACCATTGGTACCGGAACATTAACCCAAAAGTATCCTTTAGCGGTTGATTACGGTTTTGAACGTTCTGCTGCAATTTATACATCAGCAGAAATTGCTGCTGCAGGAGGAAATGCTGGAAGTATTCTATCTCTGGGATGGAATTCTACAGCAGCTTCGAATATTGCGAGACCAGTAAAAATTTATATAAAACCGGTAGGAACTACAACAGCCTTGACAGCACAAAACTGGGGGGCTTTAACTACCGGAGCAACTCTATTGTATAGCGGAAATACAGGTCTTATACCAGTAGGTTGGTATACTATTCCTTTACAGATTCCTTTTACTTATAATGGAGTAGACAACTTGATGATACTTGTTGAAACCAATTATGGGAAATCAGGTATTTCTAGTGGTGCAACAAAGCTTACGTATTCTACAGTTACAAATGGACATTTGTATCTTCAGACCGATACTAACCCACCTACCACTGCAAATGGTACGTTGAGTAATTTCAGACCGGATATTCAGTTAACTTTTGGTACACCACCATCATGTATACCGATGCCTCCGGGAGGAGCAATTACTACGGGAACTGTTACGGCTACTGATGCAGTTCTAAATTGGCCTGCTTATGTACCTGCTCCAGCTGCAGGATATGACGTATATTATAATACAACGAACGTACCACCGGTAGCAACAACGCCTCCGACTTTAACTGTTCCGCCAGCAGCAGGCCCTACTACGACTATCGGTCCATTGCTTCCACTAACAACCTATTATGTATGGGTTAGAGCAAGATGTAGTGCCACTGATCAAAGTGTTTGGTCTACACAATTGGTATTTGCTACACCAGCAACTTGCCCTGCAATGCCTAATGGTGGAGCTATAACAACAGGAACAATCACTCCTAATACTGCAATCATTAACTGGCCTTCATTTGGCTATACACCTGCAGAAGGATTTGAAATCTATTATAATACTACAGGTGCAGCACCTAATGGATCAACTCCACCTTCACAAACTGTTCCATCGGGAACAGCTACATCTGCAACATTGAGCCCATTAATTCCGGATACAACCTATTATGTATGGGTGAGAGCAAGATGTAGTGCAACAGATCAAAGTACCTGGAATATCATACCAAAATCTTTTGTAACACCACCTACTTGTTTGCCGGTTCCTTCAACTGCAGGATCTTTAACTGTAGGATCAATGACCCCTACAAGTGCTGTGGTAAGCTGGCCAGCTTCACCTTCCGCACCGTCAGGAGGATATGAGGTATATTATAATACTACAGGTACACCGCCATTACCGGGTACTTCAGGAACTGTTGTTCCGGGAACCTCCGCACCTTTAACACCATTAGTTGCAGGAACTACCTATTATTGGTGGGTAAGAGCAGTTTGTACTTCTTCAGATAGAAGTAGCTGGGTGGCAGGACCTCCATTCTCACCAGGTCAAATTGGAACTGGAACTGGTAACTCAGGTTATCTTCCAATATATGCTTACTATGGATATAACTATTCTCAACAGATTTATACTGCTGCGGAAGTGTTAGGAGCTGTAGGGAATGGTAAATTTATTACTGAACTCAAGTTTTATGTTGACGCAGCTGCTGCAGCCGCAGATCAAAATAAATACAATGAGTGGGTAGTTTATATGGGGAATACAACACAAAATAACTTTACCGGAAGCGCCTCTTGGGTACCCTATTCTTCTTTGAAGAAAGTTTGGGAAGGAACACTTCCTACAATGACAGACGGAACTTGGGTGACTATACCATTAACCACTCCGGTACTGTGGGATGGGACAAGTAATCTTGTTATTGCTGTAGATGAAAACTCGCCGAGTTATACATCAAATGTGACCTGGGGAAGCTTTACAGCCAGTACTGATAGAGGATTGTTATACTACAATGATAGTACTAATCCGGATCCAGCTTCGCCACCAACATCCTCACTAAACAGATACAAAGATATTCCGAAAATCAGACTTAAAGGAATAGAACTTTTACCTTGTACAGGAGCTGCACCTAGTAATATTGCTGTAAATAATGTTACCTCAAGTACAGCAGTTGTAACATGGGTGCCTGCTATAGGAGCTACTTATGTGATCCAATATAGACCAGCTTCTGGTGGGCCTTGGAAAACAATGAATATTACAACGGCTTTGGCAAGTAGTGCGCAATTAATTAATTTGTTAGATGGAACTTTATATGAAGTTCAGATTGCAACAGTTTGTAACGGTACTCAGGGAGCATTCTCTACCAGTACTCAGTTTTCAACTCCTGCACTGACTTATTGTACTAATGTTCCTCCGGTTGCTACACCACCTACCTTGCCAAGTGGATATATTAGTAAAGTAGTTGTTACGCCTACTAATGGACCGATAATGGTAAGTGATTCAAACTATGACGGATATAAAGATTATAGTACAGATCCTACCAGATTGGTGACTTTAGTGAGAGGTACAAATAATAATAAGATCAGTATTACTAAATTCTTCCCTGGCTCTTCAAGCAGTTATGGAATAGGAGTTTGGATTGACCTTAACAGAAATGGTATTTTCGAAGCATCTGAAAGATTTGTTAATGGTTCTTCTGGTACAACCACTCCTGTGAATACGGCAGGAACTGGATTCAGTATTGCTCTTCCTCCATCTGCTGCTACTTACGACGGACCTCTTTTAACTCGTATGAGAGTAATCATGAGAAATGGAGATGTTACTTCACCTTGTGGAGCATTTACAGGTAGTGGAGAAGTAGAAGATTATGCAGTAAGATTGATTGATCAACCAGTATGTACAACAGCGGCACCAACAAATATTACAGTTTCAAATATTACGGATGTAAGTGCTACATTCTCATGGTTGGCAGCTACAGGGGCTACTTATAAGCTTCAGTATAGAAAGAAAACAGCTCCTGGTAATAACTGGGTTACTGTAAACACAATACCAGCTCCAGGAAATTCTTATACAGTACCGGCATCTAGCCCATTACTGGAACAAACAGAATATGAAGTTCAGGTAGCAACTATCTGTAATGGTACATCAGGGGCATTCTCTGCATTAATACCATTTAAGACATTACCGCTACAATATTGTGTTATTTCGGGTAGTGGAGAGAATGATCACATTTCAAATGTGACAGTTACCTCTGCTAATCTAGGAACGCCTCCAATGAGTAATAATTCTACTCAGAATTATTATACGAGCTATAACACTCCTGCAACACTTATTACTTTAGACGCTGGTTCTTCAGGTAACAAAATTTCTGTTTCAAAGGCATGGTCCGGAGCAACAAGTAATGATGCAGTTGCTGTTTGGATAGACTTTAACAGAAACGGACAGTTTGAAATTGGTGAAAGAATCCTTGGTTCTGCAGGAAGTACTGTTACACCGGTTACTGATCTGTTTGTTGTACCTAATGTACCTAATGTTTATACAGATCCATATACTACTACTATGAGAGTAATATTAAAGCGTAGTAGTGCTATTCCTACAGCATGTACAAATGCTGCTGATGGTGAAGTTGAAGACTATGCGGTAAAAATCAGACCATGTAGTAGTTTAGCACCGAATGCGCCTACCTTTACCACAATAACTCATACAACAGCTGTTGTTAACTTATCCGGAGGAGCGAATACGGTAACGTATCTTGTAAGATACAGAGTAAATGGAACTTCTACGTGGACAGAAATATATGCTTCTGCAGTATTAGGAAACATCCCGCTTACGCTTATAGGATTAAGCCCTGCAACAACTTACGAAGTTGAAGTTGCCGCAGTTTGTGGAGGTACAACAAGTGCTGCTACACCAATTAAGAAATTCACAACAAGATGTGATCCTACACCTCCAACGGTAACAGTAAGTAATATCACTCCAACAAGTGCTTTGATTACCTGGAACCCGGTTGTATTAAGTGCAACATATAGAATGAGATGGAGAAAAGTAGGAGCTACAGCATGGGAGCCTGCTATCAATCTTCCTGCTGCACCTACCAATACATATGTATTAGGAAACCTGGATTCGTTTGTTACTTATGAAGTACAGGTTGCCAATAAGTGTGATGGTGAAACTAATTTTAACGATTACTCAAATTCTAAAGTATTTACAACAGAAAGAATTTGTGAAATTGCACCTCCAGGATTGACAATTACTCAATTATTGCCAACTTCTGCAGAAATTACATGGGATCCATATCCGGGAGCAACATATGTTCTTAGATATAGAAAGGTAGGTATTCCAAGCTGGACAGAAGTTACTACAGCTGTTAATACTATTATATTGAATGGTCTGGTAGAAATGACAAGTATGAAATGCAGGTTGTGA
- a CDS encoding FMN-binding negative transcriptional regulator has product MFVPKLYKSEDMDVMREIIKENSFALLISSVDKIRATHSMMMLNESDPENSYIETHISRANPQAKALKNGDEVLCDFLGAHTYISSSWYDHINVSTWNYEAVQIYGTVELMNQDELYTHLDKLTSKYEKFQQCPMMVKDMGKEFVEKEMKGAFGIKIIPTEIFIKQKLSQNRKENDFNNIISHLEQSDNDARKIAEKMKLLKR; this is encoded by the coding sequence ATGTTTGTTCCTAAATTGTACAAAAGTGAGGATATGGATGTGATGAGAGAAATTATCAAAGAAAATTCCTTTGCATTGCTCATTTCTTCCGTTGATAAGATTCGTGCTACTCATTCCATGATGATGCTGAATGAAAGTGATCCGGAAAATTCTTATATTGAAACTCATATTTCCAGAGCTAATCCACAGGCAAAAGCCCTAAAAAATGGAGATGAAGTGTTGTGTGACTTTTTAGGTGCTCATACTTATATCTCCAGCAGCTGGTATGACCACATCAATGTTTCCACATGGAACTATGAAGCGGTACAGATCTATGGAACAGTTGAGCTAATGAATCAGGATGAGCTCTATACTCATCTGGATAAACTAACTTCGAAATATGAAAAGTTTCAACAGTGTCCCATGATGGTAAAAGATATGGGAAAGGAATTTGTGGAGAAGGAAATGAAAGGAGCCTTTGGGATCAAGATTATTCCAACGGAAATTTTTATCAAACAGAAACTATCCCAGAACAGGAAGGAAAATGATTTTAACAATATCATTTCACACCTAGAACAATCAGATAATGATGCCCGGAAAATTGCTGAGAAAATGAAATTATTAAAAAGATAA
- a CDS encoding DUF695 domain-containing protein, translating into MNEKLDYKGFWDWFLTKEKDFYQIVAKGGQEAIEKDFFDSMAPKLSQINGGYYFLTGMSDDSTVELILTADGEIRNIVFIEELIEAAPKLDHWKFTALKPEKKIDNVGVEMGEYNFSKDNIFFYSKEQEEYPDEIDIVFVYDGNAENKDAITTGVCIFLDSFLGELNFATQIDTFTVIGRGQAQQELVPIEKLKDFLQWREREFTEKYKSIKRGDVEEEFSILRATLDNNRPLIACMNLPLLEYDAKASYPWISVLKFHYNGEANDGLPEKEDFERLSDIEDEAIEDLKQKGYLYIGRESADNIKESYFAGKDFRQISKVFKTIKDNHPEYKISFRIFKDKYWQYFKYYNNAV; encoded by the coding sequence ATGAATGAAAAGCTGGATTATAAAGGTTTTTGGGATTGGTTTTTAACAAAGGAAAAAGACTTCTATCAGATTGTGGCAAAAGGAGGTCAGGAAGCTATTGAAAAAGATTTTTTTGACAGCATGGCTCCGAAACTGAGCCAGATCAATGGAGGATATTATTTCCTGACAGGAATGAGTGATGATTCTACCGTAGAATTGATTCTTACCGCAGATGGAGAAATTCGGAATATTGTTTTTATTGAAGAACTTATTGAAGCCGCTCCTAAGCTTGACCATTGGAAGTTTACAGCCTTAAAGCCTGAAAAGAAAATAGATAATGTAGGCGTTGAAATGGGAGAGTATAATTTTTCGAAAGATAATATTTTCTTCTATTCCAAAGAACAGGAAGAATATCCTGATGAAATAGATATTGTCTTTGTTTATGATGGTAATGCCGAAAATAAAGACGCTATTACAACAGGAGTGTGCATCTTTTTAGATAGCTTTTTAGGAGAATTGAACTTTGCTACACAGATTGATACCTTTACAGTTATAGGAAGAGGCCAAGCCCAACAAGAACTTGTTCCTATTGAAAAGCTAAAAGATTTCTTACAATGGCGAGAAAGAGAATTTACGGAAAAATATAAAAGTATAAAGAGAGGAGATGTAGAAGAAGAGTTCTCTATTCTCAGGGCTACCTTGGATAATAATAGACCGCTGATTGCATGCATGAATCTTCCATTATTAGAGTATGATGCAAAAGCTTCCTATCCATGGATTTCGGTGCTCAAATTTCATTATAATGGAGAAGCAAATGACGGATTGCCAGAAAAAGAAGACTTTGAAAGATTAAGCGATATTGAAGATGAGGCTATTGAAGATTTAAAGCAAAAAGGGTACTTGTATATTGGCAGGGAAAGTGCAGATAATATCAAAGAAAGCTATTTTGCAGGGAAAGATTTCAGACAAATCTCCAAAGTTTTTAAAACTATAAAAGACAACCATCCTGAATACAAAATTTCATTCAGAATCTTTAAAGATAAATATTGGCAATATTTTAAATATTATAATAATGCTGTTTAA
- a CDS encoding MBL fold metallo-hydrolase produces MKLYPIQCGKFKLDGGAMFGVVPKSLWEKTNPADEKNLIELGTRSLLIEDGKKLILVDCGLGNKQDDKFFGHYSLWGDDTLDKNLKKYGFVKEDITDVFLTHLHFDHCGGAIEWNDDKTGYRPAFKNAHFWTNENHWQWATEPNAREKASFLKENIIPIQESGQLNFLPLPTTGNYGFAPDLKMDVIFVDGHTEKQMLPVIQYQEKTVVFAADLIPTAGHINQVYVMGYDTRPLLTLEEKGKFLKQCVDNEYLLFFEHDAHNELASLKMTEKGVRLDETFSFNDVFGY; encoded by the coding sequence ATGAAATTATATCCAATACAATGTGGAAAATTTAAACTGGATGGCGGAGCCATGTTCGGCGTCGTCCCAAAGAGTCTGTGGGAAAAAACAAACCCAGCAGACGAAAAAAACTTAATCGAATTGGGAACCCGTTCCCTACTTATTGAAGATGGAAAAAAGCTAATTCTTGTAGACTGCGGTCTGGGAAATAAGCAGGATGATAAATTCTTTGGTCATTATTCGCTTTGGGGAGATGATACTCTGGATAAAAATTTAAAAAAATATGGCTTTGTAAAGGAAGATATTACCGATGTATTCCTTACTCACCTTCACTTTGATCACTGTGGTGGTGCCATAGAATGGAATGATGACAAAACAGGTTACAGACCTGCTTTTAAAAATGCTCATTTCTGGACTAATGAAAACCATTGGCAATGGGCTACAGAACCTAATGCAAGGGAAAAAGCAAGTTTCCTGAAAGAAAATATTATTCCTATACAAGAAAGTGGACAATTAAACTTCCTGCCTCTTCCGACTACCGGAAACTATGGGTTTGCTCCTGATCTTAAAATGGATGTTATTTTCGTAGACGGACACACGGAAAAGCAAATGCTTCCGGTTATTCAATATCAGGAAAAAACAGTTGTTTTTGCTGCTGACCTTATCCCTACTGCCGGACACATTAATCAAGTATATGTAATGGGATACGATACAAGACCTCTTTTAACATTGGAAGAAAAAGGAAAATTCCTTAAGCAATGTGTTGATAATGAATATTTATTATTCTTTGAGCATGATGCTCACAATGAATTGGCGAGTCTTAAAATGACTGAAAAGGGAGTAAGACTTGACGAAACGTTCAGTTTTAATGATGTTTTTGGGTATTAA
- the coaE gene encoding dephospho-CoA kinase (Dephospho-CoA kinase (CoaE) performs the final step in coenzyme A biosynthesis.) → MEELHSEGQQAEPPAPKIIGLTGGIGSGKTTVAKFIEEFGFPVYYSDDRAKEIVNDNEELKIKIKELLGEESYDENGLYDRKFVADKVFNNKDLLQQLNEIIHPAVRIDFEQWIKQQTKYLVFKETALLFELRLNRQCYKSLLVTAEDNIRIKRVMDRDNKTYREVEAVMEKQMPEKDKIKMADCIIYNNSNREELKEQTEKVIFAIE, encoded by the coding sequence ATGGAGGAATTACATTCAGAGGGTCAACAGGCAGAGCCGCCCGCACCCAAGATCATAGGCTTAACAGGAGGAATCGGCTCAGGAAAAACTACCGTTGCAAAATTCATTGAGGAGTTTGGTTTCCCGGTTTACTATTCTGATGACAGAGCAAAAGAGATTGTCAATGATAATGAGGAATTGAAGATCAAAATCAAAGAACTGCTAGGCGAAGAGTCTTATGATGAAAATGGATTATATGACAGAAAGTTTGTTGCGGATAAGGTTTTTAATAATAAAGACCTTCTTCAGCAATTAAATGAAATTATTCATCCTGCTGTACGTATTGATTTCGAACAATGGATAAAACAGCAAACCAAATATCTGGTTTTTAAGGAAACGGCTTTATTATTTGAACTAAGACTTAACAGACAATGCTACAAGTCTCTTCTAGTAACGGCAGAGGACAATATCCGAATCAAAAGGGTAATGGACAGAGATAACAAGACCTATCGTGAGGTAGAAGCTGTCATGGAAAAACAAATGCCTGAAAAAGATAAAATCAAAATGGCGGATTGTATCATTTATAACAATTCCAATCGGGAAGAATTAAAAGAACAGACTGAAAAAGTCATCTTTGCCATAGAATAA
- a CDS encoding GEVED domain-containing protein has protein sequence MQVVNICGGKPGNYTPPYYFTTPTVIYCKMKSENSAAEYISKVTVIPNGKPKMENESKGSTYTDYTGVPKTFIELIQGSTDNEIIIEKKWLGKTYNEGISVWIDFNRNGEFDISEKIFTSLPNTDTPVSGKFNVPADAFVSTTDYKYAVMRVAMERDGIPVNCVNVKNGEVEDYTVRISKQGVPNPINQTDILIYPNPVTTVLYVKNVSKRAKYKIYNAAGQIIVESILLNNEINVSKLINGVYVIDIDDNGNTAQKKFIKK, from the coding sequence ATGCAGGTTGTGAATATTTGTGGTGGTAAGCCAGGAAATTATACTCCGCCTTACTACTTTACAACACCAACTGTAATTTACTGTAAGATGAAATCAGAAAATTCAGCAGCTGAATATATTTCCAAGGTAACCGTTATTCCAAATGGAAAACCAAAAATGGAAAATGAATCAAAAGGATCAACCTATACAGATTATACAGGAGTTCCTAAGACATTTATCGAATTGATTCAAGGATCTACAGATAATGAGATCATCATTGAGAAAAAATGGTTAGGAAAAACTTATAATGAAGGAATTTCAGTTTGGATCGACTTCAACAGAAATGGAGAGTTTGATATCAGTGAGAAAATTTTCACTTCATTGCCAAACACAGATACTCCTGTATCAGGTAAATTTAATGTTCCGGCAGACGCTTTTGTAAGTACAACAGATTACAAATATGCAGTGATGAGAGTAGCAATGGAAAGAGATGGAATCCCGGTAAACTGTGTGAATGTTAAGAATGGAGAAGTTGAGGATTATACGGTAAGAATTTCTAAACAAGGAGTTCCTAACCCAATTAACCAAACAGATATCCTGATTTATCCTAATCCTGTAACTACAGTATTGTATGTGAAAAATGTTAGCAAAAGAGCTAAATATAAAATTTACAATGCTGCAGGGCAAATCATTGTAGAAAGTATTTTATTAAATAACGAAATCAACGTTAGCAAATTGATTAACGGCGTTTATGTAATAGATATCGACGATAATGGTAATACTGCTCAAAAGAAATTTATCAAAAAATAA
- the ruvB gene encoding Holliday junction branch migration DNA helicase RuvB, giving the protein MPDFLHPDKENYSREELMQEEQIRPQSFKDFAGQRKTLENLEVFVTAAKRRGGALDHVLLHGPPGLGKTTLANIIANELGVNCKITSGPVLDKPGSLAGLLTNLEENDVLFIDEIHRLSPVVEEYLYSAMEDYKIDIMLETGPNARSVQIGLNPFTLVGATTRSGMLTKPMLARFGIQSRLEYYSIELLSMIIQRSSRVLGVVIYEDAAIEIARRSRGTPRIANALLRRVRDFAEIKGNGEIEINITKYALNSLNVDEFGLDEMDNKIMRVMIENFKGKPVGISALATSIGENPETLEEVYEPFLIQEGFIIRTPRGREVTDKAYQHLSISRPRNPGELF; this is encoded by the coding sequence ATGCCAGATTTTTTACATCCAGATAAGGAAAACTACTCTCGGGAGGAGTTGATGCAGGAAGAACAAATTCGTCCCCAAAGCTTTAAAGATTTTGCGGGGCAAAGAAAAACGCTGGAAAATCTTGAGGTTTTTGTGACTGCTGCCAAGAGACGTGGTGGTGCACTTGATCATGTCCTTTTACATGGCCCTCCAGGGTTAGGAAAAACAACACTAGCTAATATTATAGCCAATGAACTTGGGGTAAACTGTAAGATTACCTCAGGACCTGTATTGGATAAACCTGGAAGTTTAGCAGGCTTGCTTACCAATCTGGAAGAAAATGATGTTCTTTTTATTGATGAAATCCATCGTCTTTCTCCAGTAGTGGAAGAATATCTGTATTCTGCAATGGAGGATTACAAGATCGATATCATGCTGGAAACAGGTCCTAACGCCAGAAGTGTACAAATCGGATTGAATCCTTTTACTCTTGTGGGAGCAACCACAAGAAGCGGAATGCTTACCAAGCCCATGCTGGCAAGATTTGGAATCCAAAGCAGACTGGAATATTACTCTATTGAGCTTTTATCTATGATTATTCAGAGAAGTTCAAGAGTTCTGGGAGTAGTCATTTATGAAGATGCTGCTATTGAAATTGCCAGAAGAAGCCGTGGTACACCAAGAATTGCTAACGCCTTACTAAGAAGAGTACGTGACTTTGCGGAAATTAAAGGAAATGGCGAAATTGAAATTAATATTACCAAATATGCCCTGAACTCTCTAAACGTGGATGAGTTTGGATTGGATGAAATGGATAATAAGATCATGCGTGTCATGATTGAAAACTTCAAGGGGAAACCGGTAGGAATTTCTGCTTTGGCAACATCCATTGGAGAAAACCCGGAAACTCTGGAGGAAGTGTATGAGCCGTTTTTGATTCAAGAGGGGTTTATCATCAGAACTCCACGAGGAAGAGAGGTTACTGATAAAGCTTATCAGCATTTAAGTATTTCAAGACCCAGAAATCCCGGAGAGCTTTTTTAA